From the genome of Streptomyces ficellus:
TCTCCAGCACCTCGTGGATGGACAACGCGCCCCGGCCGGTCTCCTGGCTGACGGGATGACAGAGGATGCCGCCGCGGCCCCGCCTTCCCGGACCCGCGGTCTCCCGCGGTGTTCCAGTGGCTTCCCGGAGGGGTGGAGCCGGACTTCCCGATCACAGTGGCGAGGGCCGCACCGGTACCGCACCGGTTTCCCGAACACCAAGGCCCTGCGACAGTAGTGCGTTGACCAGGTACATCACAACCCGCGCGGCGACCGGGAACGTCACACCCGAAACGGGACCGGGCCGGGGCCGGGACCGCGGCCGGGGCCGCCACCGGGCGTCACCGCCCGCACCACCCCGCGCCTCCGGCCGCGCTCCCGGTCGCGCCCTCGTCGTCAGCCCTTGCGGTAGCCGTACGCCTCCGCGGCCGCCGTCGCCACCGCGTCCAGGTCGCCGCCCGCCGAGGCGGTGACCACCGCGGCCACCGCGCCCTCCACGAACGGCGCGTCCACCAGCCGGGTGCCCGGGGGGAGCTCGTCGCCCTCCGCCAGCAGGGCCTTCACCGTCAGGACCGCGCTGCCCAGGTCCACCAGGACGGCCACGCCCGCACCGCCGTCGACCGCCGTCGCCGCCTGCGTGATCAGCTCCGCGCTGGTGCCGAGCCCGCCGTCCGGAGTGCCGCCCGCCGCCGCCACCGGCGCGGTCTCCCCGCCACCGGCGAGACCCCGGGCCAGGTCCGCCACCGAGGACGCGACCCGGGCGCTGTGCGACACCAGCACGATGCCCACCCGCGCGGTCACCGCGCCGCCTCCGCCCCGGCGAGGGCGCCGATCAGCAGGGCGGACGACGTGGCCCCCGGATCCTGGTGCCCGACGCTGCGCTCACCGAGGTAGCTGGCCCTGCCCTTGCGCGCCCGCATCGGAACGGTCGCCAGGGCGCCCCGGTCCGCCGCCTCGGCCGCCGCCGCGAACGACGCGCCGAGCGACTCGGCCAGCGCCTCCACGGCCGGCTCCAGCGCGTCCAGCATCGTCTTGTCCCCGGCCTTCGCCCCGCCGAGCTGCGCCACCGCGGCCACGCCCACCCGCAGCGCCTCGGCCAGCTGCACGGGCGCCACCTCGGCGGCGTCCCCCAGGGCCTTCCCGGTGCGCCGCAGCAGCGTGCCGTACAAGGGCCCCGAAGCACCGCCGACCGTCGAGATCAGCTCCCGCCCCGCGAGCACCAGCACCGCGCCCGGCGTCCCGGCCGGGTCACCCTCCAGGGCCTTGACCACCGCGGCGAATCCCCGCTGGAGGTTGGCCCCGTGGTCGGCGTCCCCGATCGCCGAGTCGAGGTCGGTGAGCCGCCCGGCCTCCCGGTCCACGGCGGCGGCCGCGCCGGTCATCCAGCGCCGGAAGAAGTCCGCGTCGAGCATCACGCGCCTCACACTCCCCATCGCAGGGCGGCCGTCCGCACCGGTGCGTCCCACAGCCGCAGCAGTTCCTCGTCCGCCTGGCACACGGTCACCGAGCACCCCGCCATGTCGAGCGAGGTCACGTAGTTCCCGACGAGCGTACGGGCCACGGTCACGCCCCGCTCGCCCAGCACCCGCTGCACCTCGGCGTTGAACCCGTACAGCTCCAGCAGCGGTGTCGCGCCCATGCCGTTGACCAGCACCAGCACCGGCCCGCTCGGCCTCAGGTCCTCCAGGACGGCGTCCACCGCGACGTCGGCGATCTCCCGCGACGTCATCATGGGCCGCCGCTCCCGGCCCGGCTCGCCGTGGATGCCGATGCCCAGCTCCAGCTCGCCCGGCGGCAGGTCGAACGTCGGGCTGCCCTTCGAGGGGGTGGTGCAGGCGCTCAGCGCCACCCCGAAACTCCGCGAACTCGCGTTCACCCGCCGGGCGATCGCCTCCACCCGCTCCAGGGGCGCGCCCTCCTCGGCGGCCGCACCGGCGATCTTCTCCACGAAGAGCGTCGCGCCGGTCCCGCGCCGCCCCGCCGTGAACGTGCTGTCCGACACGGCCACGTCGTCGTCGACGAGGACCCTGGCGACCTGCACGCCCTCGTCCTCGGCGAGTTCGGCGGCCATCTCGAAGTTCAGCACGTCGCCCGTGTAGTTCTTGACGACGAACAGCACGCCGTGCCCGCTGTCCACGGCGGCGGCCGCCCGCACCATCTGCTCCGGAACGGGCGACGTGAACACCTCACCGGGGCAGGCCGCCGCCAGCATCCCCGGCCCCACGAACCCGGCGTGCAGCGGCTCGTGCCCCGACCCGCCGCCCGACACCAGGGCCACCTTCCCCGCCACGGGCGCGTCCCTCCGTACGACGACCCGCCTCTCCACGTCCACGGTGAGTTCGGGGTGCGCGGCGGCGATCCCGCGCAGCGCGTCGGCGACGACGGTCTCGGGTACGTTGATCAGCATCCTCATGGATACCTCCTGGTGAGTCTGGCAGGCATGGGACCGAGCAGGCTTTTCGCGGGCCAGGATGGGTGAGAGAGACGATTGATCTTGGCGGTTCGCGGCGCCCGGGGGCGGCTCCGCGTGGTACCGAGACCGACCCGTTGGCGTCGTTCCTGACTATCCGTCAGGATGGGCCTGCGCTGCGTCCTCTTTGCGTTTGTGCATGATGGAGCGATTATCGGCGTGGGGATGCGTTCGCGCACCGGTGCGTCGTGGCCGGAAACGGCCGACTCCATGCCGACAGGCTTCAGGTCATGCCTGCGCGCTCGGCGGCGACCGACTGAACGGCGAGTGCCGTGCGGGGATGCGTGCTCGAAAGGCGAGCCACGGATGAGCCCGCAGGGAATACGGTCCGTGGCTGTGGACTTCCGGTGAGGAGTCCGTTGCGGCGTCCTGGGGAAGCGATGCGCGATGGGGATGTCGGGCGGGGCGGCGGACACAGCGGGTATCCGGTACGAGGACCGGTGGACCGCGCGCCCGGAACCCCGCTGCCCGAAGTCGCCGACGGAAAGACCTGGGTTGCTCGCCATCGCCCACCTGGACGCTGTCAGTCCGTACAGCGGTCGCACGGCGGATGCCGTCGAGACCGTTGAAGTGTTCTCGCTCAACTCTCGGTTGCGCCGAACATCAAGGTGCTCTTGGCGGCGCACGAGCGGCGGGATTCCCCGAGGGGGAGCCGACCGAAGCGTCGGTGCGCGACGCACTCACCGTGGGACTCACCGTGGGAACGGTCCCGACAGCCTGAGCCCGAACGCTTCGACCGGCAGGGCACCACCGGCGGTGCCGCGCCCGGTCGGCTCAGCGCCCCACGACGTCCCTCGCTACCCGGCAGCCACGACCGGGCCGGCCGTGACCTGAGGACTGTTGGGGAGCAGCGGCGCGAGGTTGTCCCTGACGAAGTCCGCCGCCTGCCTGATCGAGTCTTCGGCCCCGGAGCGGTCTTCGAAGACGCTGGTGGAGACCATCACTCCGTCCCCGGCGTCCACCCAGTAGTACGCCACGAAGCCGGGGACTCGCCGCAGGACAGGCACGAATCCCTCGTCCACTCGACGTCCGGCCTCGGCCGAGTCAGTCACTCCCTCGTAACGCCGGATCACTGCGTACATGGCTGATCTCCTCGTCGATCCCCAGGGCACCTTGTGCGAAGAGACGTACCCTCGCCGGGCGTCTCCCGCTCGGTGGACCTTCGGAGGTGACCTGGATGGGCGTACCGGCTGTCCGATCCGGAGACCAGCCGGGTCCGTCGCCAGTCCAGCTGACCGGTCGGTACCGCAAGCCGGATTGCGGGACCGGTCGGACGAGGCCACGCCCCGGCGGCCCGCCGTCAGCCGGAGATCTCCTCGACGAGCCCGGCCAGCGCCCGCGCCAGCGCGGCGACGCCCTCGTCCCGGGGCGCCCCCCGCTCGTCCAGGTACAGGTCCCGCCGGATCTCCACCATCAGGGCGCTGACCCGCGGCTCCCGCCCGTAGTACCGCAACGGCATGTACGTTCCGCCGAACGGGCTGTTCAGCCCGGTGCCGCCGAAGCCGCCGAACGCCCGCCGGGCCGCGTCGAGCAGCCCGTCCGGCGTGTGGAAGGAATCGGTGCCGAGGCACACCGGCGGACGCGGCCCGTCGCCGTGCAGCTCGTACGGCAGCACCTTCGCCGGGTACGAGTGGACGTCGACGACCACGACACGCCCCACCGCCGCCAGCCGCTCCGCCACGGCCGCCTCCATCGCCTCGGCGTACGGCCGGAAGTAACGGTCGATCAGTGGCCGTGCGTCGGTGTCGTCCGGACGCAGCACCTCGCGGTGCGTGGTGCGGGTGTAGACCGCGCCCATGCCCACCGCCAGCATCTCCTCCCGCTCGTCCGGGAACCGCTCCGGGTCGACCACCAGCCGGGACAGCCCGTTGACGAACCGCCAGGGCGCCACCCGCGCGGCCCCGGCCGCCGTGGCGGCGATCCGCTCCGTGTACGCGTCGGTGATGTGGTCCAACTCCTCGGCGAGCGCCCGGTCGTCGAGCACGATCCCGGCCCGCACGTCGCCGGGCACCACCCGGGAGGAGTGCGGGACATGGAGGACGACGGGGGAGCCGGGCGCGCCCGGGTGGAGCCGGAAGGCGGCGGGGCGGTCGGCGGACGGTTCGGTCACGTGGTTCCTCGCTGTGGGCCGTGGCGGCCGTCCGGACCGGGGTAGGCGGACGGCATGGGTGAGATCATGATCGGCACATGTTCCTGGACGGACAAGGCACTTGTGGGCAGCGGGTGGTACCCGCCGGGGCGGCGCGACGCGGAGGGCCGGCTGCGGCACTACGCCGACCGCTTCCCCGTCGTCGAGGTCGACGCCACGTACTACGGGCTCCCCAGCGAGCGCAACAGCCTCCTGTGGGCCGAGCGCACCCCGCCGGGCTTCCGCTTCGACGTCAAGGCGTTCTCCCTCCTCACCGGCCACCCCACCCGGACGGCCGCCCTGCCCGCCGACCTCCGCGACCGCGACCCGCGCGACCCCGGGCTCCTGGACGAGGTGTGGCACCGTTTCAGCGGCGCCCTGCGCCCCCTGCGGGACACCGGCCGCCTCGGCACCCTGCTGTACCAGTTCCCGCCCCGGTTCGCCCCCGGCCCCGGCGCCGAGACCGTCCTCCGGCGGACCCGGGAGCGCGCGGCCGGCTGGCCGGTCGCCGTCGAGTTCCGGCATCCCGGCTGGTGGCGCGACGACCACCGCGCCCGCACCACCGCCCTGCTGAAGGACCTCGACACCGCCGCCGTGGCCGTGGACATGGCGCAGGACCTGCCCACCTCCATACCGCCGCTCACCCCCGTCGCCTCCGAGGACCTCGCCGTCGTCCGCTTCCACGGGCGCAGCGCCGCGTGGGGCACCGGCAGCAAGGAGGACCGCTTCCGCCACCACTACACGCCCGGCGAGCTGGCGGAGTGGCGGCCCCGCCTCCACGCCCTGGCCGACCGGGTCGCGCACCTGCACGTCCTGTTCAACAACTGCTGCGCCGACGCCGCCGTACGCGCCGCCGAGACCATGCGGGACCTCCTCGTACCCGCCACACATCGTCGCGGGCCGACCGGGTAAACGGGTGGTACACACCCCTGAGGAGGACCCGTGTCCGGACTGATGACGCGTATCAAGCAGTTCACCCGAAGCCCGCAGGGACAGCGGGCCATCGCGTCGGCGCGCCGCGCCGCCGCCGACCCGCGCAAGCGCGCCCAGGCCCGCTCGCTGCTGGGCCGGCTGCGCGGACGCCGGTGACCGAACCACGACCGGTGACGACGGACGGACGGCGAACGGCGGACGACCGGTGGAGGCCGGACGGCCGGTGACGGACGACCGGTGACGACGCGGCGCCGGTGAACGACGGACCGAGGAGGGCGAGCGGGCACATGGCCAAGGGAACGCTGACGCGGTGGGAACGAGCCCTGGAACGCTGGCAGAGCGCCCTGGTCTCCAGAGCCGTCCACCGCGAACCCGTCGAGCTGCTCGACGCGCTGCGGCGCGAGTGCGACGACCACGCCGTGGTATGCAGCGAGAACAGGGTCGTCGTGCCCAACGCCTACGAAGTGGAACTGGACGCCGCCGTCCACGAGGAGCTCCTGCGCCACGGCTGCGGCGACGTGGGGCAGGAGCTGACCGACGCCCTGGCCCGGCACGGGGAACGGCACGGCTACGAGTGGGCCGGGCCGCTGGCCGTCCGGATCGTCCCGGCCGCCGGCCCGTCCGCCGACCCCTACCGGGTCAGCAGCAGCCCCATGCCGCACGTCCGCGCCGACGCGTTCCCAGCGGCCGGCTGACCCGCCTGACTGGCTGCCGGCGCCGGGGAGGGCGCAGCATGGGGTGAGGACGATGGACAGCGGCGCACGCTGGTGGCTTCCCCCGTCCGGAGGCGGTGCACGCGTTGACCGGGCAGATCTTTGCGACCTGCGGGGTGGAGCTGGCCGCTGTCTACGTGCCCTCCGACAACATCGACGAGCTGCGCCTCGCCGAGGCCTCCGGTGACCTGCACGGTGCCTACGAACCGGCGCGCGTCCACATGCTGTCCGGGCGCTCACCGGTGGCCGACGCCTGCCGCGCGGGCCGGCCCCAGTGGATCACCGCGGACGGCGCCGGGCCCGAGGGTGCCGGCGGCCCCGTGTCGCTGGGCGCGCTGCCGCTCGGCGGGGACCCGCGGCTCCTGGGCTGCCTCCTCGTCGTCCGCAAGGGCACCGACGGCTTCGACGACGACCAGCGCGCCTTCCTGGAGCTGTACGCCGACCAGACGGCGGCCGGCCTCGAGGCGGCCGCCGCCCGGGTCGCCGTGCCCGTCGACGTCGGCGCGTCCGCGGGCCCGGAACTGCTGCCGTCACGCGGCGGCACCTTCGTCCTGACCCTCCGGAGCGGCCACATGGCGGTCGACGGCCAGGTGCTCCAGCTGCTCGGGGTGGCTCCGGACGACTACGACGGGCACGTGTCCACCCTGCTGGAGTGCGCCGTCCCCGACGACGTCCCGGCCCTGATGTCGATCGTCGAACCCGACCGGTCCACCACCCACCAGCAGCTCGCCTTCCGCGTCCGCCGGCCCGGCGGCGAGCTGCGCTGGCTGGGCCTGCGCTGCCGGGTCCTGCCCGGGCCGCACGGCCGGCCCGAGCGCATCCTCGGCGTGGTGGGCGACGCCTCCTACCTGCGCCCCACCCCCGACGAGGTGTCCCTGGTGCAGCGGCTGTCGGCCGCGCTCGCCGGCGCCGCCACGATCCGCGACGTGAGCAGGGTCGTCGTCGAGTCGCTGCGCGCCCCGCTGGCGGCCGACCGGGTCGCCGTCGCGGAACTGGAGGGTGACCGGCTGGTGGTGACCCTCTTGGACCCACCACGCCCCGACGCCTGGCCCGGGGCGTGGCGCTCGGAATGGCGCTCGGAGTGGCCGGACGCCTCCCTGCACAGCCTGCCGACCCTGGAGGGCGCCGTACGGGAGGGCCACGTCGCGCTCTGGCCGCCCGGCGCCGGCCTCGAACCGGGGCTCGCGGGCATCGGCCCCGGCGGGCTCGCCGTCCTCCCGCTGCCGGCGGACGGCCGGATGGTCGGGGTGTGCCTCGTCGGCTGGGACGGCGAACACCGCTTCGGTCCGGACGAGCGCTCCCTGCTGACGGCGACGGCCGGTCTGGTGGGCCAGGCCCTCACCCGCGCCCACGCCCTGAACGCGGGCCACGAACTCGCCACGATGCTCCAGCGCAGCCTCCTGCCCCGCAAGCTCCCGGCCCTCCCGGGCGGGGAGGCCGTCGCACGGTACCTGCCCGCCACCGTCGGCCTCGAGGTGGGCGGCGACTGGTACGACGTCATCCCGCTCTCCAACGGGCACGTGGCCCTCGTCATCGGAGACGTCCAGGGCCACAGCGCCGGAGCCGCCACGATCATGGGGCAGATGCGCACCGCGATCCGCGCGTACGCCGTGGAGGGCCACCCGCCGGACGTCGTCGTCGCCCACGCCAACCGCCTCCTCGTCGGCATGGAGACCGACCTGTTCGCCACCTGCACCTACGTCGACCTCGACATGGAGGAAGGGCTGGCCTGGGTGGTCCGGGCCGGACACCTGCCGCCCTTGCTGCGCCTTCCCGACGGCACCACCGACGTGCCGGAGATCGAGGGCGGCCCCCCGCTCGGCGTCATGGCCGAGGCGGAGTACCCGCTGACCGAGATCGGGCTCCTGCCCGGCACCCTTATCGCCCTGCTCACCGACGGCCTGGTGGAGTCGGCCAGCCTGCGCCTGGAGGACGGGATGCGCGCGGTGTGCGAGGCGCTCGGCCGGGCCGACCCCGCCGACCCGGGGCGCGTCGCGGACGACCTCGTCGCGGGCACGCGCCGGCGGGACGACGACGTGGCGGTGCTGCTGCTGCGCTACGACGGGATGCGGGTCCGGCCGATCCGCGCCCGCTGGGCGGTGTGGCGCCTGCCGGACGCCGTCATGCACGCCCGTCGCTTCACCGGCCGCACCCTGCGCGGCTGGGGCGTGTCGGAGGAGGTCGACATGGTCCAGCTGGTGGTGTCCGAGCTGGTCACCAACGCCATCGCGCACACCCAGGGCGAGGTGCGGCTCGATCTGACCCTGGCGGGGGACCGGCTGCGCGTCGCCGTGAACGACGCCTCGCCGCGCGCCCCGGTGAAGTCGACGAGCGTGGACTGGGAGGCGACCGGGGGCCGGGGGCTCCTGCTTGTCGAGGCGATGTCCACGACCTGGGGCTCGGTGCCGCTCAGCGGGGGCAAGCAGGTGTGGTGCGAGGTTGCCCTGACCCCGCGTGAGGACACCGGCGAGGTGACCGCTCCGGCCGGGACGGCTCCGGCCGGGAGGGCCGGGGCGCACCGATGAACCGGCACCGGACGACAGAGACGGAGGAGGTGGACGAGGTGGACGAGGTGGCCGAGGGGAAGGCGCACCGCCGCCGGACCGTGCCCGCGCTCCTGCTGGCGGCCGGGCTCGCGCTGACCTCCGGCCTCGCGGCCTGCGGCGAGGCCGCCGAGGTGCGCGACCCGCAGACCCGCACCGCCCGCGACAGCCGTACGGTCGGCCTGCTGCTCCCGGACAGCACCAACCGCTTCGCCGAGTTCGACCGGCCGCTGATCGAACGGCGGGTCGCGGAGCTGTGCCCCGAGTGCGACGTCGAGTTCGCCAGCGCCCAGGCGGACGTGGCGACCCAGCAGCGGCAGCTCGACGCCATGATCACCAAGGGGGTCCGGGTGATCATCCTGGACGCCGTCGACTCCAAGTCGCTGAGCTCCTCGGTCGACCGGGCACGGCGGGCGGGCATCGAGGTCATCGCCTACGATCGGCTCGTGGAGGGCCCCGTCTCGGCGTACGTCTCCTTCGACGGCGAACGGGTCGGGCGGCTCCAGGGCGAGGCGCTCCTCCGGGCCCTCGGCGACGAGGCGCGCGACGGGCAGATCGTGATGATGAACGGTGCGGCCACCGACCCCAACTCGGCCTGGTTCAAGGAGGGTGCCCTCGCCGCCCTCGAAGGGAAGGTCACGATCGGGAAGGCGTACGACACCGCGGAGTGGCGGCCGGTGAACGCCCACGTCAACATGGCGGGAGCCATCGCGTCCCTGGGCGCCGACGAGATCGACGGCGTGTACTCGGCCAACGACGGCCTCGCCGCCGGGATCATCTCCGCCCTGAAGGCGGCCAAGATCCACCCCCTGCCACCCGTCACGGGCCAGGACGCGGAACTCGCCGGAATCCAGCGGATCGTCGCGGGGGACCAGTACATGACCGTCTACAAACCGTTCCGGCTGGAGGCGAACGCCGCCGCCGAGATGGCCGTCGCGCTCGTACGGGGAGGGACGCCGTACGGCATCGCGACGGGCACCGTCGACAGCCCCACCACGCCGGACATTCCCTCCGTCCTGCTCACGCCGATAGCCGTGACGGCCGACACCATCGAGGAGACCGTCGTCAAGGACGGCGTGTACACGGTCGACCAGATCTGCACCCCCCGGTACGCGGACGCCTGCGAGCGGGCGGGGCTGACTCCGCCGAGCCCGGCTCCCTAGGAGGGGAGCGGCGGGCGCGGGCGGGTCGCACGGCGAGGAAGGGGTTCCCATGTCAGCACCACCCCTGCTGGCGCTGAAGGACATCTCCAAGCGGTTCGGCGCCGTGCAGGCGCTCGCCGGCATCGACCTGGAGATCCGCGCCGGTGAGGTCGTCGCCCTGGTGGGTGACAACGGCGCCGGCAAGTCGACCCTCGTGAAGATCATCGCGGGTGTGGACCCCGCCGACCACGGCGTCGTCGAGTGGGACGGCCGGCCCGTCCACATCACCCGGCCGCACGACGCGCAGGCCCTCGGCATCGCGACCGTCTACCAGGACCTGGCGCTGTGCGACAACCTCGACGTCGTCGGCAACCTGTTCCTCGGCCGGGAGATCCACCGGATCGGCGTCCTCGACGAGGTCGAGATGGAGCGCCGCACCCTCGACCTCCTCGACACCTTCTCCCTCCGGATGCCCAGCGTCCGGGTGCCGGTCGCCTCGCTGTCCGGCGGCCAGCGGCAGACCGTCGCCATCTCCCGCTCGCTGCTGGGCGAGCCACGGCTGGTGCTGCTCGACGAGCCCACCGCCGCGCTCGGCATCGAGCAGACCGCCCAGGTCCTCGACCTGGTCGACCGGCTGCGGGAACGCGGCCTCGGGGTGCTCCTCATCAGCCACAACATGGGAGACGTCAAGGCCGTCGCCGACTGGATCGCGGTCCTGCGCCTCGGCCGCAACAACGGCTTCTTCGACGTGACGACGACCTCCCACGAGCAGATCATCTCCTCCATCACCGGCGCCACCGACAACGCCGTCACCCGTCGCGCGACCCGCGAGTGGGAGGCCGGCTGATGAGCGGCGGACGCGGTGCGGACGGCAGGGGCACAAGAGGCGGCGGAGGCGGCGCGGGCGGCCGGGGGGCCAGGAGCACGGCCGGCAAGGACACCCCCGGTCCGCACCGGTGGGAGGCCTTCCGGGAGGGCCTCCGCAGCGGCGAGCTCGGCTCCCTCCCCGTCCTGCTGAGCCTGGCGTCCATCTGGCTCGTCTTCTTCGTCCTGGACGGGAACTTCCTCTCGCCGCGCAACCTCTCCAACCTCGGCGTCGACATCGTCGGCACCGGGATGATCGCCGTCGGCGTCGTCTTCGTCCTGCTCCTGGGCGAGATCGACCTGTCGGTGGGATCGGTGAGCGGCCTCGCGGCGGCCGCCTTCGCCGTCCTCAACATCCAGCAGGGCATGCCGGAGGGCCTCGCCGTCCTCGTCGCCGTGGTCATGGGAACGGCGATCGGGGCCGCACAGGGCTTCTTCTTCGCGCGGGTCGGTGTGCCCGCCTTCGTGGTCACCCTCGCCGGACTCCTCGGCTGGAACGGCCTGATGCTGTACGTCCTCGGGTCCAGCGGCACCATCAACCTCGACGACCGGGGCCTGGTCGCCAGGCTCACCAGCCACTACTTCACCGACGTCGCGGTCGCCTACGGGGTGGCGGCGCTCGGCACGGCCGGCTTCTTCCTCGTCTCCTACCTGGACGCCCGGCGCCGCGCCGCCGCCGGTGTGCCGTCCCGGAGCCTCGGCGGGATCGCGGTACGCACCGGAGCCCTGGCCGTCGTCGCCTTCGCCGCCGCGTTCGTGCTCAACCGGTTCCAGGGCCTCCCCCTCGCCCTGCTGATCTTCCTGGTGGTCCTCGTCGGCCTGGACCAGGTGCTGCGCCGCACCGCGTACGGGCGCATGGTCTTCGCGATCGGCGGCGGCGTCGAGGCCGCCCGGCGGGCCGGCCTCGCAGTGGCGGGCGTGCGGATCTCGGTGTTCATGATGTCGGGCACCATGGCGGCGGTGGGCGGCCTCTTCCTGGCGTCGAGGGTCACCTCCGCGAGCCAGGCCTCCGGCGGCGGCAACCTCATGATGAACGCCATCGCCGCGGCCGTGATCGGCGGCACCAGCCTGTTCGGCGGGCGCGGCGGGGTGTGGTCCGCGCTGCTGGGCGTCCTGGTCATCCAGTCGATCGCCTCCGGCGTCGCCCTGCTGGGCATCCAGGGCGCCGTCCAGTACATGATCACGGGCGGGGTGCTGCTCGTCGCCGTGGTCATCGACTCGCTGTCACGGCGCGCCCAGAAGGCCCACGGCCGGGTCTGACCGGGCGGGCCGCCCCCTCGTAGCGGCCTCGCCCCTCGCGTACCGGCCCCGCCCTACGCCTGGCGGGCCGGGTGCGCCGCGATGGACGCGACCGGGGCCGTCTCGCTCAGGTGCCCCACCTGGTGCCGCGCCCGGTCGGCCGGCGCGGGCGTCCCGGTGATGGCCGCCGTCGCCGGGGCGGCCGCCGCGCCCTTGCCCCGGTCCTCCGGCGCGCCCGCCGCCACCGACGACCAGGTGCGCAGCCGGTGGCTCGCCGCGTCGTCCAAACTCACCGGCGCCCCGCGCTGCTCCGCCAGCCGGCTCGCCTCCCGGCCGAGCGCCGCGATGTCGTCCCACCGCAACCGCAGGACCACGGCCACCTCCGCACCACCGTCCGGGAGCCCTCGCATCGCCGGCTCGTCGCGCTCGTTCATCGCCGCTCCTGTCGTCGCCGCAGTGATGTCTCACCGGATCAGTACGGACGGTGCCCGCACCCCGTTCAGCGCTGCTCGAAACGGTGTTCCCACCTGTCCTCACCGGTTTCCCGCCTGTTCCCCGCCTTCCCGCGTGCCCCGGGTCCCTCGAACGGGCGCACGGGCATCCGCGGGTGCACGCTGGAGGAGTGACGGAGCGAGCCCCCGGAGGTGTGTGATGAAGACGATCGTCGGATGGCACGTGGACATCGAGTTCACCGAGGACGAGGTCGCGGGCAAGACGCGTGCGGCCTGCATGGTCAGGCTCCCGGACGGCACCGAACTGCGGGCGCACGGCCACGCCAAGCGGCACCCCGACGACAGGGAGCAGCAGCGCGTCGGCGAGGAGATCGCCGCCGCCCGCTGCCTCAACGAACTCTCCCGGAACCTCATGAAGAAGGCCGGGGGTGAGATCGAGGAGGTGACGCACATCCCGGCGCACCTGGCCATGTGACGCGGGACCCTGCGGCCGGGCCCGCGACGGGCCGGCGGAGGCACCCGCGGCGAACCGTTGGGAAACGGGAGCCATGAGCGCGTGAGGAGGGGGCACACGAGGGCCCGAGGGAACCGATGGGGTCGAGCCCGGCGTACGGCCGGGGCTGTCGGGGCCCGGGAAGGACGCAACAGCACATGTCGCAGGTCGAGGAGTCCGTCGAGGTCAGCGTGCCGGTGCGCACCGCCTACAACCAGTGGACGCAGTTCGAGAGCTTTCCCGAGTTCATGGAGGGCGTGGAGCGGATCGAGCAGCGCAGCGACACCCTCACCCACTGGGTGACGCAGGTGAACGGCGCGGCCCGTGAGTTCGACGCAGAGATCACCGAGCAGATCCCGGACGAGCGGGTCGCGTGGACCACCGTCGGCGGTGAGGCCCGGCAGGCGGGTGTGGTGACGTTCCACCGCATCGACGACACGACCACCAAGGTGATGCTCCAGATGGACTTCGAGCCCGACGGGCTCACCGAGACCGTCGGGGACAAGCTCGGCTTCGTCAAGCGTCAGGTCACCGGCGACCTCAAGCGGTTCAAGTCCTTCATCGAGTCGCGCGGCACGGCCACCGGCTCCTGGCGCGGCGAGGTCTGACACCCGGCGTGACCGCCCGGCCCGCGGTCCGGGCGGCGGGCCGGACGGGTGATCCGATCGACGTGCCGGGCCGTGTCTGCGG
Proteins encoded in this window:
- a CDS encoding ATP-binding cassette domain-containing protein, encoding MSAPPLLALKDISKRFGAVQALAGIDLEIRAGEVVALVGDNGAGKSTLVKIIAGVDPADHGVVEWDGRPVHITRPHDAQALGIATVYQDLALCDNLDVVGNLFLGREIHRIGVLDEVEMERRTLDLLDTFSLRMPSVRVPVASLSGGQRQTVAISRSLLGEPRLVLLDEPTAALGIEQTAQVLDLVDRLRERGLGVLLISHNMGDVKAVADWIAVLRLGRNNGFFDVTTTSHEQIISSITGATDNAVTRRATREWEAG
- a CDS encoding sugar ABC transporter permease; amino-acid sequence: MSGGRGADGRGTRGGGGGAGGRGARSTAGKDTPGPHRWEAFREGLRSGELGSLPVLLSLASIWLVFFVLDGNFLSPRNLSNLGVDIVGTGMIAVGVVFVLLLGEIDLSVGSVSGLAAAAFAVLNIQQGMPEGLAVLVAVVMGTAIGAAQGFFFARVGVPAFVVTLAGLLGWNGLMLYVLGSSGTINLDDRGLVARLTSHYFTDVAVAYGVAALGTAGFFLVSYLDARRRAAAGVPSRSLGGIAVRTGALAVVAFAAAFVLNRFQGLPLALLIFLVVLVGLDQVLRRTAYGRMVFAIGGGVEAARRAGLAVAGVRISVFMMSGTMAAVGGLFLASRVTSASQASGGGNLMMNAIAAAVIGGTSLFGGRGGVWSALLGVLVIQSIASGVALLGIQGAVQYMITGGVLLVAVVIDSLSRRAQKAHGRV
- a CDS encoding SRPBCC family protein, which encodes MSQVEESVEVSVPVRTAYNQWTQFESFPEFMEGVERIEQRSDTLTHWVTQVNGAAREFDAEITEQIPDERVAWTTVGGEARQAGVVTFHRIDDTTTKVMLQMDFEPDGLTETVGDKLGFVKRQVTGDLKRFKSFIESRGTATGSWRGEV
- a CDS encoding DUF1876 domain-containing protein, coding for MKTIVGWHVDIEFTEDEVAGKTRAACMVRLPDGTELRAHGHAKRHPDDREQQRVGEEIAAARCLNELSRNLMKKAGGEIEEVTHIPAHLAM
- a CDS encoding SpoIIE family protein phosphatase codes for the protein MTGQIFATCGVELAAVYVPSDNIDELRLAEASGDLHGAYEPARVHMLSGRSPVADACRAGRPQWITADGAGPEGAGGPVSLGALPLGGDPRLLGCLLVVRKGTDGFDDDQRAFLELYADQTAAGLEAAAARVAVPVDVGASAGPELLPSRGGTFVLTLRSGHMAVDGQVLQLLGVAPDDYDGHVSTLLECAVPDDVPALMSIVEPDRSTTHQQLAFRVRRPGGELRWLGLRCRVLPGPHGRPERILGVVGDASYLRPTPDEVSLVQRLSAALAGAATIRDVSRVVVESLRAPLAADRVAVAELEGDRLVVTLLDPPRPDAWPGAWRSEWRSEWPDASLHSLPTLEGAVREGHVALWPPGAGLEPGLAGIGPGGLAVLPLPADGRMVGVCLVGWDGEHRFGPDERSLLTATAGLVGQALTRAHALNAGHELATMLQRSLLPRKLPALPGGEAVARYLPATVGLEVGGDWYDVIPLSNGHVALVIGDVQGHSAGAATIMGQMRTAIRAYAVEGHPPDVVVAHANRLLVGMETDLFATCTYVDLDMEEGLAWVVRAGHLPPLLRLPDGTTDVPEIEGGPPLGVMAEAEYPLTEIGLLPGTLIALLTDGLVESASLRLEDGMRAVCEALGRADPADPGRVADDLVAGTRRRDDDVAVLLLRYDGMRVRPIRARWAVWRLPDAVMHARRFTGRTLRGWGVSEEVDMVQLVVSELVTNAIAHTQGEVRLDLTLAGDRLRVAVNDASPRAPVKSTSVDWEATGGRGLLLVEAMSTTWGSVPLSGGKQVWCEVALTPREDTGEVTAPAGTAPAGRAGAHR
- a CDS encoding sugar ABC transporter substrate-binding protein, whose translation is MNRHRTTETEEVDEVDEVAEGKAHRRRTVPALLLAAGLALTSGLAACGEAAEVRDPQTRTARDSRTVGLLLPDSTNRFAEFDRPLIERRVAELCPECDVEFASAQADVATQQRQLDAMITKGVRVIILDAVDSKSLSSSVDRARRAGIEVIAYDRLVEGPVSAYVSFDGERVGRLQGEALLRALGDEARDGQIVMMNGAATDPNSAWFKEGALAALEGKVTIGKAYDTAEWRPVNAHVNMAGAIASLGADEIDGVYSANDGLAAGIISALKAAKIHPLPPVTGQDAELAGIQRIVAGDQYMTVYKPFRLEANAAAEMAVALVRGGTPYGIATGTVDSPTTPDIPSVLLTPIAVTADTIEETVVKDGVYTVDQICTPRYADACERAGLTPPSPAP